One genomic window of Thermococcus indicus includes the following:
- a CDS encoding alpha/beta hydrolase family protein, with the protein MSNIEWDEKTFSKFAYLGDPRIRGNLVAYTLTKANLQEDKYESTVVVDDLKIGARRFIENASMPRISPDGKKLAFTRFNEEKKTSEIWVADVQTLSAKKVLSAKNVRSIQWNDDSRRLLVIGFKRRDDEDFVFDDDVPAWFDSMGFFDGEKTTFWVLDTESEEVIERFEKPRFSSGIWHGDAIVVNVPHREGSKPALFKFYDIYLWKDGEEEKLFERVSFEAVDSDGKALLLRGKREKRFISEHDWLYIWDGELKAVYEGPLDVYSAKLTDGKVYFLTPDAGRVNLWLWDGKAERVVVGNHWIYGLDASEGRALLLIMTATRIGELYLYDSELKQLTDYNGPIFERLKTSEPRHFRFRSKDLEIDGWYLRPELKEDEKAPVIVFVHGGPKGMYGYRFVYEMQLMASKGYYVVFVNPRGSDGYDEDFALRVLERTGLEDFQDIMAGIEEFFKLEPQADRERVGITGISYGGFMTNWALTQSDLFKAGISENGISYWLTSYAFSDIGLWYDVEVIGPNPLENENYRKLSPLFYAGRVKAPILLIHSLEDYRCPLDQSLMFYHVLRDLGKEAYIAVFKKGPHGHSIRGSPKHRSKRYKLFIEFFERKLKKYEEGFEVEKVLKGGN; encoded by the coding sequence ATGAGCAACATCGAATGGGATGAGAAGACCTTTTCTAAGTTCGCCTACCTCGGCGACCCGCGGATAAGGGGAAACCTGGTGGCCTATACCCTCACGAAGGCCAACCTGCAGGAGGACAAATACGAGAGCACGGTGGTCGTTGATGACCTGAAAATCGGGGCGAGACGCTTCATCGAGAACGCTTCCATGCCCAGGATTTCGCCTGACGGCAAAAAGCTGGCCTTCACCCGCTTTAACGAGGAGAAGAAGACGAGCGAGATATGGGTGGCGGACGTTCAGACCCTGAGCGCCAAGAAGGTTTTGAGCGCTAAAAACGTCCGCTCGATCCAGTGGAACGACGATTCGAGGAGACTCCTTGTAATCGGCTTCAAGCGCCGCGATGATGAGGACTTCGTCTTCGACGACGACGTTCCCGCCTGGTTCGACAGCATGGGGTTCTTCGACGGTGAAAAAACGACCTTCTGGGTTCTCGACACGGAGAGCGAAGAGGTTATCGAGCGGTTTGAGAAGCCGAGGTTTTCGAGCGGGATATGGCACGGCGATGCGATAGTCGTCAACGTCCCCCACCGCGAGGGAAGCAAGCCGGCACTCTTCAAGTTCTACGACATCTACCTCTGGAAAGATGGAGAAGAGGAGAAGCTCTTCGAGAGGGTCTCCTTTGAGGCTGTGGATTCCGACGGGAAAGCCCTCCTCCTTAGGGGCAAGAGGGAAAAGCGGTTCATCAGCGAGCACGACTGGCTCTACATCTGGGACGGCGAGCTTAAAGCGGTCTACGAGGGCCCGCTCGACGTTTACTCTGCCAAGCTCACCGATGGGAAGGTTTACTTCCTGACTCCCGACGCTGGCAGGGTGAACCTCTGGCTCTGGGACGGAAAGGCCGAGAGGGTTGTGGTTGGAAACCACTGGATTTATGGACTAGATGCCAGCGAGGGAAGGGCCCTGCTCCTGATAATGACCGCTACCAGGATAGGAGAGCTCTACCTCTACGACAGCGAACTGAAGCAGCTGACCGACTACAACGGGCCAATCTTTGAGAGGCTCAAGACATCCGAGCCGAGGCACTTCCGGTTCAGGAGCAAGGACCTTGAGATAGACGGTTGGTATCTCAGGCCGGAACTCAAGGAGGACGAAAAGGCGCCGGTGATAGTCTTCGTCCACGGTGGGCCCAAGGGCATGTACGGTTACAGATTCGTCTACGAGATGCAGCTGATGGCGAGCAAGGGCTACTACGTCGTCTTCGTGAACCCGCGCGGTAGCGACGGCTACGACGAGGACTTCGCGTTGCGCGTTCTGGAGAGAACCGGTCTGGAGGACTTCCAGGACATAATGGCCGGCATCGAGGAGTTCTTTAAACTTGAACCTCAAGCTGATAGGGAGCGCGTTGGAATAACGGGCATAAGCTACGGCGGCTTCATGACCAACTGGGCCTTAACGCAGAGCGACCTCTTCAAGGCCGGAATAAGCGAGAACGGCATAAGCTACTGGCTGACGAGCTACGCCTTCTCGGACATAGGCCTCTGGTACGATGTGGAGGTAATCGGCCCGAACCCGCTCGAAAACGAGAACTACCGCAAGCTGAGTCCGCTGTTCTACGCGGGGAGGGTTAAAGCGCCGATACTCCTAATCCACTCCCTTGAGGACTACCGCTGTCCCCTCGATCAGAGTTTGATGTTCTACCACGTGCTCAGGGATCTGGGCAAGGAGGCCTACATAGCGGTCTTCAAGAAGGGCCCCCACGGCCACAGCATCCGCGGAAGTCCGAAGCACCGCTCAAAGCGCTACAAGCTCTTCATCGAGTTCTTCGAGAGGAAGCTCAAGAAGTACGAGGAGGGCTTTGAGGTCGAGAAGGTACTCAAAGGAGGGAACTGA
- a CDS encoding serine/threonine protein kinase, with product MFHHLISEAQLGRFYSRLKSLGFEEIRPYAKGTTSLIFCARLDEKNVIIKLQRPDSPRQNFAREAEIIRAVEPFRITPPLVAYGVFEGLEYLVREFAEGEIIFHADLEKRHIFEIVEKTALLDRLGLDHGQIQGGKHVIVGERVWLIDFEKSGWRKPKNLTSAMAMVFLNDNHISRRVREKFGVDRAFLEEMREEVRNYKRTGKLSGLLGLLSRL from the coding sequence ATGTTCCACCACTTGATAAGCGAAGCTCAATTGGGGCGGTTTTACTCCCGCCTGAAATCGCTTGGATTTGAGGAAATTCGGCCCTACGCCAAGGGAACCACGAGTCTCATCTTCTGCGCCCGGTTGGATGAAAAAAACGTCATAATAAAGCTTCAACGACCGGACTCCCCGAGGCAGAACTTCGCCAGGGAGGCCGAAATTATCCGCGCGGTGGAGCCATTCAGAATAACCCCCCCGCTCGTGGCTTACGGCGTCTTTGAGGGCCTTGAGTATCTCGTTCGGGAGTTCGCGGAGGGGGAGATAATCTTCCACGCGGACCTCGAAAAGCGACACATCTTTGAGATAGTTGAGAAAACCGCCCTGCTCGACAGGCTCGGTCTCGATCACGGCCAGATTCAGGGGGGAAAGCACGTAATAGTCGGCGAGAGGGTCTGGTTGATAGATTTCGAAAAGTCCGGCTGGAGGAAGCCGAAGAACCTCACCTCCGCGATGGCAATGGTGTTCCTGAACGACAACCACATCTCGCGCCGGGTTCGGGAGAAATTCGGGGTGGACCGGGCATTCCTGGAGGAGATGAGGGAGGAGGTGCGGAACTACAAGAGAACCGGGAAGCTCTCAGGCCTTCTGGGCCTTCTTTCTCGCCTTTAG
- a CDS encoding Lrp/AsnC family transcriptional regulator — MVTAFILMVTAAGKEREVMEKLLAMPEVKEAYVVYGEYDLVVKVETDTLKDLDQFITEKIRKMTEIQMTSTMIAI; from the coding sequence ATGGTGACGGCTTTTATTTTGATGGTGACGGCCGCTGGAAAGGAAAGGGAAGTTATGGAGAAGCTTCTGGCCATGCCGGAGGTTAAGGAGGCTTACGTGGTCTATGGCGAATACGACCTCGTCGTAAAGGTCGAAACCGACACGCTCAAGGACCTCGACCAGTTCATAACCGAGAAGATAAGGAAAATGACCGAGATCCAGATGACCTCGACGATGATAGCCATCTGA